The Methanolacinia petrolearia DSM 11571 genome has a segment encoding these proteins:
- a CDS encoding PAS domain S-box protein, with translation MTIIVAAITLFCLSGDIQIIFTHLYYIPIILASYWFERKGVLFTLFLSLFYLEAVYSFNPADMQGLYSAIIRVIVFIGISLVIAFLSATIKKKQENVSRSERLFHAVWESIHAGIVLVDAKTHCIISANPEFTRMTGFSESDLDGQVCHEYICPMGVGECPVSDKGLKVEHVEGVLLSKDKKEIPVFKTIAEMKIGDEDYYIESCIDITALKDAENILLAYLREATLRIRNPLELVRENLIELQKEQEDRETNPAYITTAIAVQQKNIEGILGNLREIERAVAENRTEIPDALREYLKR, from the coding sequence GTGACGATAATTGTTGCTGCTATAACTTTATTCTGTCTGTCTGGCGATATTCAGATAATTTTTACTCATCTTTACTATATACCAATAATTCTTGCTTCGTACTGGTTTGAGCGTAAGGGAGTACTCTTTACACTTTTTTTAAGCCTTTTCTACCTTGAGGCGGTATATTCATTTAATCCTGCTGATATGCAGGGACTTTATTCGGCAATTATAAGAGTGATTGTATTCATTGGAATATCTTTAGTTATCGCTTTTCTTTCTGCAACTATTAAAAAGAAGCAGGAGAATGTCTCAAGGTCCGAACGATTATTTCATGCCGTCTGGGAGAGCATTCATGCGGGTATCGTTCTCGTGGATGCAAAAACGCACTGCATTATTTCAGCAAATCCCGAGTTCACCAGAATGACAGGATTTTCAGAATCGGATTTGGACGGACAGGTCTGCCATGAATACATTTGTCCTATGGGGGTGGGTGAATGCCCTGTAAGCGACAAGGGTCTTAAAGTTGAACACGTAGAAGGTGTTTTACTTTCCAAAGATAAAAAAGAGATTCCTGTTTTTAAAACCATAGCAGAGATGAAGATAGGTGACGAGGATTATTACATAGAGAGCTGTATCGATATTACCGCGTTAAAAGATGCGGAGAACATTCTCCTTGCTTATCTCCGGGAAGCGACTCTGCGGATCAGAAACCCCCTGGAACTGGTTCGTGAGAATCTCATCGAACTGCAGAAAGAACAGGAGGATCGTGAAACTAATCCTGCATATATAACTACAGCAATTGCAGTACAGCAAAAGAATATTGAAGGAATATTGGGAAATCTCCGGGAAATCGAACGGGCTGTTGCAGAGAATCGGACAGAGATACCTGATGCTTTAAGGGAATACCTTAAGAGGTGA